The Erpetoichthys calabaricus chromosome 6, fErpCal1.3, whole genome shotgun sequence genome includes the window ACACATTCCATTCTTTGTCTTACACTATTTTATTACAGATACATGTACATACAAATTATGCTTTCGGTTACTAAAACAGCCACCGGTCCAGTTATTTTAAACTTTCCAGCACTTTAGTAAATAATGAGAGCCGTGCAGAGAGCGGGGCACTAATTTCGGAGTGAATAATGTTTGCATGCAGTCTGAAGGTTTCATTAAATGCTAATTGCTGTGTTGGCAAACAAACAGTACTATTTGAGCACAGCCAAaagaacttcttttttttttttttttttgtatttcaactACGTGCCATCATCATCCTTACAAGCTGCTCTGCTTGTTCCAGCCATTACAGTAATTACAGCCGCTGCGTGAGATCCATACACGCGCTAAACGAAACATCAGcacttcaattaaaaaataaacactccATTCTGGGTTTAAGATAACCCCTGGGATGTCCTAACAAACGCAAATGAACCTGCCACAGGGTCTGGCCTTCCGCCGGGTGGTATGTCATTAAAGGTGGTTTCTTTCACTTTAAAAAGATTGTAACTGCGATGTGTTCTTCAGAATGTATTGCAATAACAACatcaataataatcataattataAGTGAGCCATAGTTCATCTCTGACATCTGAATATCCTTGCATTTTCTGTACCCAGTTTACCTAAGCTGTGGTTGAGGTTCCCGAtaataaaattaatctgaaaagcTAATGCTATCAGTATTGTTACTTCCGCTATTCCTGTTGagcttcatattattattattattattattgtcgttGTTGCTgcctcttactatatatatatatatatatacagtatattattttctaCTACCTTGAGCCCCTTGTCAGGTCACTATAATTTTTTGCTTTCTGTCAGTAATTGGCAAAGCGACTTCTTACTGCGGTGCCAGCGGAAGCGCCCGGCTCCTGACTGATGCGCCCAGCCGACTCGGTCGTCTTTCGAAGACAGGGTGCCTGGTAGAAGTCACCCGGGGTGAGACAGTGTAAGTAGGGAGGTAGTGTGAAAAGCACCTTAAGAGGTTCGTGCACCCGCCCCGCGCGCTGCGGGGGGAGTGACTTGCCCGTCTAGTGTATAAATATTCAAAGAGCCCCTCTCAACtcagcacacccacacacatacgcAAACAtgcagtgaaagagagagagagagagagagagagaggcagagaaagaaaacgagcgagcgagtgagcgagcgtgATCGGCTGGCAGTGTAGCCAGCGCTCGGATGGAAACCAAGGATCTGCGGGAGCACGCAACTTGGAAATACACGTCTCCCGCTCCAGTCGGATTTACAGTGTGGTGCTTGCGGCTACTGGAAGTACATCAGCTCCACGGTGGACTGAGCGCGGAGAAGAAAAGTAGCCGGTGTCTGGGAGCAGCTCAGCCATTTTGAGTGGCCGCCTGGAGGCTATTTCTTTTTAAACGCAGTTTTCCCCTCGCATGGTGAGCGCCAGTCCGTAACGGGGCAGCGCGGCGAGAGGCAGCGTGGCTCCACGGACTGCAAAGAGAGGTGCCTCACTGTCTCGCTCTTCTCATCATGGAGTGCTACCTGTTGGAAGTCTACCTGCTGCTCCTGGCACTTGCACTGCTGCAGAGGTCGAGCTGTGCCACCGCGAAGGAGCTCACCTGCCAGGAGATTACCGTGCCCCTGTGCAAAGGCATTGGCTACAACTACACCTACATGCCCAACCAGTTCAACCACGACACGCAGGACGAGGCTGGCTTGGAGGTGCACCAGTTCTGGCCGCTGGTGGAGATCCAGTGCTCACCGGACTTGAAGTTTTTCTTGTGCAGCATGTACACTCCGATCTGCCTGGAGGACTACAAGAAGCCTCTGCCGCCTTGCCGGGGTGTGTGCGAGAGAGCCCGGGCTGGCTGCGCGCCTCTCATGAGACAATATGGTTTTGCCTGGCCCGACAGGATGAGGTGCGATCGGCTGCCAGTCCAGGGCACCCCGGACACGCTGTGTATGGACTACAACAGGACCGATCTGACCACCGTGTCGCCGGCTTTTCCTAAGCCCACCGCACACCCTGGGAAGCCTGCCAACCCCCACAAGAACGGACACGGGCGTCCTGCTTTAGCAGGGGGGAAGCACCGGGGTCAGCCGTCCCAGTGCGAGCCGGGGTGCCAGTGCCGTGCGCCCATGGTGCAGGTCACGAGCGAGAGGCACCCGCTGTACAACCGCGTCCGCACGGGTCAGATCCCGAACTGCGCCATGCCTTGTCACAATCCGTACTTCAGCCCCGAGGAGAGGACTTTTACCGCCTTCTGGATCGGGCTCTGGTCGGTCCTCTGCTTTGTCTCCACCTTTGCCACGGTGGCTACCTTTCTGATTGACATGGAGAGGTTCAAGTACCCGGAGAGGCCCATTATCTTCCTGTCTGCCTGCTACATGTTCGTCTCGGTGGGCTACATCGTACGTCTGATAGCGGGACACGAGAAGGTGGCGTGCAGCCGCGAGTACGAAGTGGAGCACGTCCACTATGAGACCACCGGACCGGCTCTCTGCACCGTCGTCTTCCTCCTTGTGTACTTTTTCGGCATGGCCAGCTCCATCTGGTGGGTCATCCTCTCGCTTACCTGGTTCCTGGCTGCTGGAATGAAATGGGGCAACGAGGCGATCGCTAGTTACTCGCAGTATTTCCACCTGGCCGCATGGCTCATTCCTAGCATTAAATCGATCGCCGTCTTAGCTCTCAGCTCAGTAGACGGGGACCCGGTGGCTGGGATTTGTTACGTGGGAAATCAGAACTTGGACAATCTGCGCGGCTTTGTGCTGGCACCGCTGGTCATTTACTTGTTTATTGGGACAATGTTCCTATTGGCGGGATTCGTCTCTCTTTTCCGAATCAGGAGCGTAATTAAACAAGGTGGCACCAAAACGGACAAGCTGGAAAAACTTATGATCCGAATTGGGATTTTTACAGTGCTCTATACGGTGCCGGCCACGATCGTCGTGGCGTGTTACTTCTATGAACAGCACAACAAACAGAGCTGGGAGGTGACCCATAACTGTGCCTGCTTAGTTGAGCAGGAGGCAAAAAAGCCAGACTATGCCGTGTTTATGCTGAAATATTTTATGTGCCTTTTGGTTGGCATCACTTCCGGAGTGTGGATCTGGTCAGGAAAGACACTTGAGTCCTGGAGGGCTTTCTGCACACGCTGCTGCTGGAGCAGTAAAGGCACAGGAGGCTCCATGTACAGTGATGTGAGCACAGGACTGACCTGGAGGTCTGGCACTGCCAGTTCAGTATCCTACCCAAAACAGATGCCCCTGTCACAGGTTTGAGCAGCAAGGACTGTTGTTTGTGGTCCTGGACAGACATGGTGAGGGAAATTGACTGACTACTGTGCCAGCGTCACAGTCCTGATGGGCTTGGGCTGGATTGGTTAGGTGTGTTTCaaaagaaatgaaggtcagttaATGCAAGTGTCTCAGACCAGAGCTGGCCACCCAGCTTGGTACCCTTTTAAGTGTCACAAGATTGACTGAGACAGCTCTTTTGGTGTCCTACTTGAGGTTTTGCGCTCTGAGCCCATCCACTAAAAGTGCTCTATATAATAATAACTTGAATGAAtgctattattatatttataattaaagcCCACTGACAGACTAATTTGGGCTGTCAGCTCCATATCCTGACTGGAGTGGCTCACCTGGACTGTCTGCAGGGTGTCCATGTGCAGTTAACTGCTACTGTCAATGACATGGCGCATTTGGATTGCCTTATGTGTGCTCCTGCAAGAGGCAGGTGGTAACTTTTGAGGTGTTTTGGATCTGAGCTGGATGGTCAGCCCCTGTCCTTCACTCACAGTTGAGTTGGACTCAATCTGATTGCTCCAAAAAAAGAAGTGGCAGCATCACAGGTCTAACCGGACATTCCGTCAGCAAATTGCCTCCAGCTTGTGTCCTAGTTATCTCCAATTAGCATTTTAATGGACCCTATTAGGCAGAAGTATAATCTGCTGCCTGAAACAATGTACCTGATCTAAAATGGCTAAATCTGGTCAATTTATATGCACAGCAGCCGGTGAGGGGACAATCTGGGAGGAAGGGCCATTGTGTTGTCTGTCATCCTGCACCGAGAGGATTTTTACTGTCTTAAATCTCAAATGTCCTTAGCAGGAGGCATGTTAGGCTTTGTTTTGGATAAATCACGGTGCCACAAAGGTGTTTGCTGACTGCAATCAAAATGTTAACGATGGTTAAAAAAAAGTAAGCCTTAATTATTGTCCTGTACCCAAATGTTATACGGGTTTtactgcaaaaaatgtatttatataattattgtaCAAATGTGTAAATGCTGTATATATACAAAGTTATAAACTTGTaaattttgtataaaatgtaGATGTCACTAAGTGAGATCAAATATTTGACTTATATTTTGAcaataaaaagtctttttttgatAAATTGTACGCTTGGGTCCATTTCCTGCTGTACAGTTAGGCTTCGCCTAATGGGCTGGCTGGAGGTGCGCTGCTGGGACAACTTAATTGTCCGAGCAGATGGATGCTTTTCTCCCATTCCGTATTGTTCGGCTGTCAAATCGGCCTAATTTATAAGAGCAGGAGGAGGTTATTGAATCAGGGAGAATAACTTTCGTAATTGTTGAACTTTTTACCTGCTTGTCCAATGGCGCAGTACATAATTTCTTAAACGAGGGCCCAGTGAATAGAGTTAATCTGTAGGGAGCGGGCCCCTTTCAGCTTCACATCTTTGATCTTTCTTTTTTGGGGACGAAACATGACGTTTTGTCTGAATTCCTGTGTCTCGGCTCCCAGTATAGCCCCAGCGGCCACCGGGGCGCTTTGAATTGGGGGACCGGCACAGGTTTTGTAGGAGACAGACTTGTAACAGTTAGGGAAAGGGCCTTTTAAGCAGCTTTTCTGTATTGTTGGGGGGACTGCAGGCAGCGAGAAGCGGGCTGCCGTGGTATTGAGCGACGCTGAATGCCCTACAGGTGGTCTCTTCAAATAAGCCCCCCTTTGCGGGACAAGCACACTACAAAATTGTCTAATTAAAGAGAGGAACAAACGAGAGGCCGCCGTTCTTCTCTAGGAGAGAGAAGGAATCACAGTGAGGCAAATGCATGGAGTGAGCCCCCCCATCCTGCCCCAATGGCCCATAAACACACAAGATAGGTTTGTATCTTTTGGCAGTTTTGTATGGGGCTCTGTAAAACTTTCCACGCTGCTCTCCATCCAGAAGTCCTTTCAGAATAAATATTTGTGGTAGCCTTTGGTACAGTTGGGCTGGAAGCCTTCAGGAAGGAACAAAGTTTAAGTACACAAATTGGCCTGCATGGACTGTctggtatttattattattattattatttacatgatGTAGTGTGGAATACATCATTTGTAATTCTGTGTTATAGGCGTAGAGTAGAACacttgaaaaattaattcattaccATCAGTTTACATAAGAGTTCATCTTCAGACAAGTGGATGTttaaaaatactactactaataatgctGTCAGGCAAGTGCTGTCATTCAccctttttattcttatttttgaaCACACCTTTGCACCCAGCCTGCTAATATACAGTAAGATGGATGCAGTTATTAAATCACTACATAATGTTAGTGCTTTTCCTTACCTGATGTTAAGAAtctgctttttgcacatttttcactAGAAGTGATTGACGCAtaactttaaacatttcaatctaACTTTCAAAAGAAGCCATTCGGCAATTGTAAAAATACATACGCTGTTAACTGACTACGGTTTTAAGGTAAATGCAGCGCTTCCAAATTCTGTATCTCCGTGTGTGTGAATAtgacttctagatagatagatagatagatagatagatagggcactatataataggtagtgTATGCGTGTGTACCGATTTCAGTATTTGTGCTTAAGTCTTACCTAAATTCGAAGAAAAACTTGACTTGACAACACAATGTATTACTACAGCATCTACTATTGTAATGTGTTGTATACAAACAAGCACCCGATCGTTAATGCTGATTACAATACTGCGCCCATCCAACTGAAGTTAATCAGCAGCCTCTCGAGCTATTCGATTGTCTCTTAAAACTCACTAAACTCAAAGTATATTACTAAGTTTCCCCGATGCCGTcatattaaattactttttttctttttaatttagttgTTTCCGGTGGCTTTCTGTGATGTTAGCTGAATGAAATCCTCGTGTGCTTTAATTTCTCGTACAGGTGCCCGTCTGTTTTGGGCGATACAAACCAACTAGACACGCACGACTATTGTGCTGCTCAGAAAAGCTGTAATTTCTTGGGATTTTCGTACAGGCACCTTCATGTCAAGTACACTTTACACCTTGTAGCTGAGAGCTCCGCAGTCACTGACGGGCTCGGGCTGCTCTTTCCAGGTGCGCGTCGGGCAGCCGCTCGGCCTTCCTGTGGCTTTCGTGGCAGCAATTTCGAATGAACGCAGCAGGTCTTTGCGCTCTCTTTGGCTGCAATAATCGTGAAAGGAACTATCGACATGTGCTAAGGCATAAACGGGGTTTCCACCCCACTCAGACAACTTTAAGAATTCGGAACGCGTACTTGCAGATTTTGGGTCCCCTTATAACGTCCCGTTTCGTGCTCCTCTTCTGGTCGGTTTGTTTTCTCAGTCATCCGTTGTGACACGTTGGGAAAGCGCAACGTTTGTCACTGTTTTTTGAGGGAAAGGAGAAAGACTGGAAAACTAAAAGGATTTGTGTAAAgttacagacaggcagacagaagaataagaaaagcagaaaaataccTTCATTTATACATGTCGGCTACAGGTAGTGAACGGACATTGCGAATAGGTAAagagtgtgtattttttttaaaaggcagCAGTAAACATTCGCAACAGAGATCAAATAAGGAACAAAAATtcgaataaacagaaaaaaagcataaaagtAAACGAAATGAccgtaataaaaaataataacaagaacAGTAATAAACTTGCCTACCTACTGGAGACTTCAGTGGCATTCCATTTAGTGAACATTAGATAAGAGCGCCATCTAGTGGTTCTGAAAGGATGTGCGCTCCCAAAGTCGACTCCTGAACTTAGAAAATATTGCactgtattgcaagtttttaaaaatagAGTGGACTCAAAGTGAAAACTGTCTTCAGTTGTTAACATATTAATAACAACATAATAATAACGAACTACAATAAATGTTTAGTTGGAATAGAAGTGAAATATGTCTTAAGTTGACtgctattataataataagaggAGAAGAAATGCAAAGTATCAATATCTTTAGTTTGTGTGAAAGGTAAAAAGTTTCTTCAGTTCACTtttgtgatgatgatgataacatcaataataatattaatgaactaATGAAGTttaggaagaaataaaaaatcgGTATCAATATCTTTAgcttgtataaaaatgaaaaattctctTAAATTGACtgtaatataatagtaataattaataataataaagaaacaagAATAGTGCAGTGATAGCTcagctgcctcacaacaaggagaccagaaggggagcttgcatgttctcctcatgttcaGGTGGGTTTTCTgcgggtgttctggtttcctcccacagtccaaagacatgcaggttaggtgccttggTGTAGTTAAATTGgccatgttgtgtgtgtgtgtgtgtgtgtgtgtgtgtgtgtgtgtgtgtattcattcaccctgtgatgggcggctggcacactgtccaggggaTTATGTTCCTGCTTTTGTTTCCTGTGCTTACTCCCATGATCCTGCCTTAGATAAATACAGTaggttatgaaaatggatggatggatggaagaagaaataaagcaaaGTATCGATATCTTTAGtttgcatacaagtgaaaaaatgtcttttttgactACAGTAATAATAGTAACACAAAGATGGCAATGTCTTTAGTTTGTATAATGCAACTTTAATTGGGACGGTGTATCCATCACAGTTTCTTGACATGCACTGAGATTTCTTTCTCAGTAGAATGAGAAATCTTTCTGAAACAGAAGAAGGATTGGAAATCCGACTTGGGGATAGCAATTCAATCCACCATGTGGTGCCCTCTCCAGCCTTGGCACTCattctgccaggataggctgctGTCCCCTGCaagcctgaactggattaagcagtttggtgatggatggatgacaaGATGTCTGACTTCAGGGTTGGGTCAATTTCAGCCTTTAACCAAATCCTAAGCGTATTTCATATGTGCAGCCTCTGTGAGTTCTAGGGCCACAGATTCCATTTTCTACAAAGTACTCGTGAGATTTTACCCATACAGCTTTTTGAAAGGCAGGAAAAACTGTATTTGTAGGAATAAGGCGAGATTTTATTTAGCAGCAATCATTTTCCATTGGATTAAACAACAAGCTCCATCAGAAGTGAATGAAGTTCTCCTCTGGGGTTGgtcacctttttatttttgtattctgttATGTCATAGTTTAATATGAAATATACCGTGAGGAGCTAAAGCTTTTTGAAATATCAAGTGCCACAGCCATACAAACTGCTTGGCATGGTGGTGCTGTGATTTCTGCTATCGTCTCAccatgtagagtttgcatgttttttgtgTGTCTTCACCGAATTTGCTCCTGATAGTCCAGTTTTCCTCCAGTATCCCAAAGACCTGCAGATTAGATTAACtgatgattctaaactggatttgtgtgtgtatgtgtgtgtgtgagagagagagcggggCTTGCTGTGGACTAATGACCCATCCAGGGTGGGCTCCTGCCTTTCACCTGGTGCTACTGAAATGCATTCTGGACCTCATACTATCCTGATCTGAGTTAAGTAGCTTTCAGAATGCGTTAATTTGATGTCTCCAAAGGTACTGAGATGGCAACAGTTCAAGGCTAAGTATGAGGCATAATGCGTTCCCTTATACCCCACCTTTCATGATCAAAAAACATTTCACTAGTTACAGTAAAACAGGAGCTAGAATGTCCCGTTTACTTGGATAAGGCCAAacctttactgtatttattatctaTGCAAAGGTAGTCATTTTATC containing:
- the fzd8a gene encoding frizzled-8a, which gives rise to MECYLLEVYLLLLALALLQRSSCATAKELTCQEITVPLCKGIGYNYTYMPNQFNHDTQDEAGLEVHQFWPLVEIQCSPDLKFFLCSMYTPICLEDYKKPLPPCRGVCERARAGCAPLMRQYGFAWPDRMRCDRLPVQGTPDTLCMDYNRTDLTTVSPAFPKPTAHPGKPANPHKNGHGRPALAGGKHRGQPSQCEPGCQCRAPMVQVTSERHPLYNRVRTGQIPNCAMPCHNPYFSPEERTFTAFWIGLWSVLCFVSTFATVATFLIDMERFKYPERPIIFLSACYMFVSVGYIVRLIAGHEKVACSREYEVEHVHYETTGPALCTVVFLLVYFFGMASSIWWVILSLTWFLAAGMKWGNEAIASYSQYFHLAAWLIPSIKSIAVLALSSVDGDPVAGICYVGNQNLDNLRGFVLAPLVIYLFIGTMFLLAGFVSLFRIRSVIKQGGTKTDKLEKLMIRIGIFTVLYTVPATIVVACYFYEQHNKQSWEVTHNCACLVEQEAKKPDYAVFMLKYFMCLLVGITSGVWIWSGKTLESWRAFCTRCCWSSKGTGGSMYSDVSTGLTWRSGTASSVSYPKQMPLSQV